From a single Candoia aspera isolate rCanAsp1 chromosome 2, rCanAsp1.hap2, whole genome shotgun sequence genomic region:
- the PSTPIP2 gene encoding proline-serine-threonine phosphatase-interacting protein 2 codes for MRETLFKDNFWTTDLISTAGYDSIVQHLNDGRKNCKEFEDFLRERASIEERYAKDLINLSRKKPCGQTELNTLRRALEVFKQRVESVGQSHIQLAQNLREEAKKMEDFREKQKLHRKKIELIMDAIHKNRNLQYKKTLEAKRLYEQRCRDKDEAEQAVHRSSNLVTPKQQEKLFVKLAQTKTALEDSDRMYQNNVNALEKIREEWQNEHIKACEFFETQVCERINYFRNALWLHANQLSEGCVKNDDNYEEIRKALEQCSIGKDIECFVNFRKTGNIPPAAVVYENYYNAHRNAVPRRNQAPLPGTRPQMPIPSSEPGEHDYSTVEGYSLIHHH; via the exons ATGCGGGAGACCCTCTTCAAGGACAACTTCTGG ACAACAGATTTGATCAGCACAGCCGGCTACGACAGCATTGTTCAGCATTTGAATGACGGCAGGAAGAACTGCAAAGAATTTGAAGACTTTTTGAGAGAAAG GGCTTCTATAGAAGAGAGATATGCAAAGGACCTGATCAACTTGTCAAGGAAGAAGCCCTGTGGGCAGACAGAGCTAAA CACCCTAAGAAGAgctctggaggttttcaagcaac GGGTGGAGAGTGTTGGCCAAAGCCATATCCAGCTAGCCCAGAATCTCAGggaagaggcaaagaaaatggaGGATTTCCGGGAGAAGCAAAAACTCCACCGTAAAAAG ATCGAACTAATAATGGATGCAATTCATAAAAACCGAAATCTACAGTACAAGAAAACCTTAGAA GCAAAGAGGCTTTATGAACAGCGCTGCAGAGACAAGGATGAAGCCGAGCAAGCCGTTCATCGGAGCAGCAACCTGGTGACACCGAAGCAGCAGGAAAAG ctGTTTGTGAAACTTGCTCAGACCAAGACTGCCCTGGAAGACTCAG ACAGGATGTATCAGAACAACGTCAACGCTCTTGAGAAGATCAGGGAAGAATGGCAGAACGAGCATATCAAAGCTTGCgag TTCTTCGAGACTCAAGTATGTGAGCGGATCAACTATTTCCGGAATGCTTTGTGGTTGCATGCCAACCAGCTCTCTGAAGGATGTGTCAAGAATGATGAT AATTACGAGGAGATCCGCAAGGCCCTCGAGCAGTGCAGCATCGGGAAGGACATCGAGTGTTTTGTAAACTTCCGCAAGACCGGCAACATCCCCCCGG CTGCTGTAGTCTATGAAAATTATTATAATGCACACAGGAACGCCGTGCCTAGGCGAAATCAAGCTCCACTGCCTGGAAC GAGACCCCAGATGCCCATCCCTTCCAGCGAGCCAG GGGAACATGACTATTCTACTGTGGAGGGGTATAGCTTAATCCATCATCACTAG